In Cataglyphis hispanica isolate Lineage 1 chromosome 22, ULB_Chis1_1.0, whole genome shotgun sequence, a single window of DNA contains:
- the LOC126857727 gene encoding uncharacterized protein LOC126857727, with product MLSQRRRHSRWRMSLIFVAFLGLTCNSELAPANVPESSSSAPTAKRKPQDIGSLSDFAWQAWLLVDAQNSFQHGMDSATLLRRITPKSVFIAPALPACAEGYRADTMGRCVKSVNIDENAHISFLLQRLNAMYGGPQASGNKNDQRKSSGPLQLNIPLIPSNPKPSTTKVEETFSMNDPIVVPSRNETHPDDEEKTRPHEVAVTSKYEMKNKTVLDEEATTFLAGNSNTDDVGIHQKADAVVPVADFIEEANDTSFSEVVDYKIPIDLRTSLNISSVTRLNASEVTRNVSMMEKPKNFTELSPTLILLIPSTKLPNVADDLPITQNETQPRETKDSHVTVQMSNVTSNETAKEVIVDTVPESTLPSTNKSTEVPSIATDEQRDNETQADDETTSESSKLNESHETEFVYDDEKEEDAEYSYSTDLPDEEDSVEPENEEILRHGEAGMTIPTQNVERLHRDQPQQNQTADQKKTLELRDLIMIRFNDSSMEDKDEAGSNVSSEVSINGDLILETTLLDVNTEKVQTSTKSPIVIRKIIKNSDESSKEPSGKSSNTEPEVIFSQEAHGTTFTSLNGRKRTEQLTRFQDKKNEELIAASSSSELLSYDFPDDHPIRDPEIRIMDKEQSTVKESALQENSKDFQLNIPANFKQTTMNLGSSEDFVRFPDYVKQPQQDGYVRFPSSEANSIHSLGYKQHSHHSIDDVGPHDSTSTKSSVPIRQKPVYYLPSWKPDRLQADHVPTSERQKQRPDLLDFWSKMPLVRDPDIYPIDQVPDDDKAADDTRVLPRDRFLRASRLRKMSPSTAEISLENVNRALAQKRRTSIGV from the coding sequence ATGTTGAGCCAACGGCGAAGGCATTCTCGATGGAGAATGTCTCTTATCTTCGTAGCGTTTCTCGGATTGACCTGCAACAGTGAACTGGCACCCGCCAATGTACCTGAATCATCGTCGTCAGCGCCCACCGCCAAAAGAAAACCACAGGACATTGGCTCCTTAAGCGACTTCGCCTGGCAAGCGTGGCTCCTGGTGGACGCGCAGAACAGCTTTCAACATGGCATGGACTCCGCCACTCTTCTGCGAAGGATAACACCCAAAAGCGTGTTCATCGCACCGGCGTTGCCCGCCTGCGCTGAGGGTTATCGCGCGGATACTATGGGCAGGTGCGTGAAGAGTGTCAACATTGACGAGAACGCGCATATCAGCTTCCTTTTGCAGCGGCTCAATGCCATGTACGGTGGACCGCAAGCCTCCGGGAACAAGAACGATCAAAGGAAGTCAAGTGGCCCATTACAACTTAACATCCCCCTGATTCCCTCTAATCCTAAGCCTTCGACGACAAAGGTCGAGGAAACATTCTCGATGAACGATCCAATCGTAGTGCCGTCTCGTAATGAAACTCATCCGGATGATGAAGAGAAGACGAGGCCGCACGAGGTCGCAGTAACGAGCAAATACGAGATGAAGAATAAGACGGTGCTAGATGAGGAGGCAACGACGTTTCTTGCTGGGAATTCCAATACCGATGATGTAGGAATTCATCAGAAGGCTGACGCAGTGGTTCCAGTAGCCGATTTCATCGAAGAGGCGAACGACACTAGTTTCTCAGAGGTGGTGGATTACAAGATCCCGATAGACCTGAGAACTTCATTGAACATTTCGAGCGTGACAAGACTCAATGCGAGCGAAGTTACGAGAAATGTTTCGATGATGGAAAAACCAAAGAACTTCACCGAACTGTCGCCCACACTAATCTTGCTGATTCCGTCTACAAAGTTGCCAAACGTAGCGGATGATTTACCAATAACGCAAAACGAAACACAGCCACGTGAAACGAAAGACAGCCACGTGACTGTACAGATGTCTAACGTCACCTCGAACGAAACCGCGAAGGAGGTCATTGTTGACACTGTGCCGGAATCCACGCTTCCGTCTACGAACAAGTCAACGGAAGTTCCGTCAATTGCAACGGACGAGCAGCGGGATAACGAGACGCAAGCGGACGACGAGACGACATCGGAAAGTTCCAAATTGAACGAGTCCCATGAAACAGAGTTCGTGTATGATGATGAGAAGGAGGAGGATGCGGAATACTCGTACAGCACAGATCTACCGGACGAGGAGGATTCGGTGGAGCCGGAGAACGAGGAGATCCTTAGACATGGAGAAGCTGGCATGACGATTCCTACACAAAACGTCGAACGATTGCATCGCGATCAGCCACAACAGAACCAAACTGCGGATCAGAAGAAGACACTTGAGTTACGCGATCTGATCATGATTCGCTTTAACGATTCGTCCATGGAGGACAAGGACGAGGCGGGCAGCAACGTCTCCAGTGAGGTCAGTATCAACGGAGATCTCATTTTGGAAACAACTCTCTTGGACGTAAACACTGAGAAGGTGCAAACTAGTACCAAGTCGCCGATTGTGATTCGAAAGATTATAAAGAACAGCGATGAGAGTTCGAAGGAACCGTCTGGCAAAAGTTCTAATACCGAACCGGAAGTCATATTTTCTCAGGAAGCTCACGGCACGACGTTTACCAGCCTGAACGGACGCAAACGAACCGAGCAATTGACGAGATTCCAGGATAAGAAGAACGAGGAGCTGATCGCTGCGTCTTCTTCATCAGAATTGCTTTCATACGATTTTCCTGATGATCATCCCATAAGAGATCCGGAGATCCGAATAATGGATAAAGAACAATCAACTGTCAAAGAGAGCGCGCTGCAGGAAAACTCGAAAGATTTTCAACTAAATATCCCCGCGAATTTCAAACAGACGACGATGAATCTTGGCTCGTCCGAGGACTTCGTGAGGTTTCCTGATTACGTGAAGCAGCCACAACAGGACGGTTACGTGAGATTCCCCTCCAGCGAGGCCAACAGCATACACAGCCTGGGCTATAAGCAGCATTCGCATCATTCCATAGACGACGTTGGTCCTCACGACAGCACCAGCACCAAGAGCAGCGTCCCCATTCGCCAGAAACCGGTCTATTATTTGCCGAGCTGGAAGCCGGACCGATTGCAAGCTGATCATGTCCCAACGAGCGAGAGGCAGAAGCAGAGACCGGATTTGTTGGACTTCTGGAGCAAGATGCCGCTGGTCAGAGACCCTGACATCTATCCCATCGATCAGGTTCCGGATGATGACAAAGCGGCTGATGACACTCGGGTGCTACCTCGTGACCGATTCCTCCGGGCATCGCGGTTGCGAAAGATGAGTCCCTCTACAGCGGAAATATCGCTCGAGAACGTCAATAGAGCGCTCGCACAGAAGCGAAGAACGTCGATTGGCGTCTAA